From the genome of Trichomycterus rosablanca isolate fTriRos1 chromosome 18, fTriRos1.hap1, whole genome shotgun sequence:
atctagcatgtcaaatatctggatccgagTCGCCCAACTGGCAGTGAGtactatgtcgaacagccagtgaaaacacaagatacggtgtgaggggaaacgcaggggaggagttgtaaaaaggtgggacaggggcataatatagaacaatccatgctgttcgcgtatccaaatccactcagtttcattaattttttctccatgattttacgctgcacatcagcgcacaaactttgatcgctcgctacttgttgatgtgcatttttggacgtggtatctttaaacctttcgtcacttctcacatttgttttcgtgacaaaacgtagtttgggagaccagagaagctcgcctgtgattccagttggtgatagttcgtgtagtgtgaacccccCTATCCACACCGaccacaccgactgaaagactcccaattacaagagattcagttgtgtagtgtgaactgtatggcaacctgacgacttggaaagtcatgtagtgtgaacttggcattaaatgTATTCTATTTGCAAAAGATGCAAATTGAGAGTATTTTCACTAGTGGTCTCATATTTTGGAGTCTGCATTGTCCTAATTCTAACTTTTTCTTCCACCCTGTACAGTTCAAAACAAATTACGTTAAAAGGATTGTTCATATAAAGGTGACTGTGAATGAGAGCTTGTTTAATATGACCAATGAAACTCAAGAGATTGCGCGAGAAGAGATCATCCCCATCTCTGGCACCACCAGTGGCGTCAACGCTCTCGGACTGgtcatgttctccttgtgttttGGTCTTATCATTGGGAATATGAAGGAAGAGGGCCAAGCACTCAGGAAATTCTTTGATTCCCTCAATGAGGCCATCATGCGTCTGGTTGCTATCATCATGTGGTGAGTGTTGGCATGCATGAGTCTAAATTAGAGGGATTAAAAAATTTTTCATGTTTAGCATTCCATAGGTGAATTAAAGATTTTGGGAGAGATAGCTGACCTCTTTTTCTAGCTTATGGGTATTTCAGAAACTGTAGAAAGCAATTGTTGATGTCCTCAACAAAAGAATCACATATTAATCCACGAATAATTACTTGCTCCTGTTGTTATAGGTATGCACCTATTGGTATTCTTTTTCTGATTGCTGGCAAAATTGTGGAAATGGACGACATCACAGAAATGGGAGGGCAGTTGGCCATGTACACTGTTACCGTCATCATAGGGCTCCTCATTCATGGCATGATTATCCTGCCCACCCTGTTTTTTGTTATCACACGAAATAACCCATTCATCTTCATCACTGGTTTAATACAGGCCCTAATCACTGCCTTGGGCACTTCATCCAGGtaagacacaaattaatttctCAGATGAAGAATCTTTCAAACAGATTTGAAAGCTAAAACGTTTGCTATGGTATTCTTTTTCTTCCCAGTTCAGCCACTCTGCCAATTACGTTCAAGTGCCTAGAGGAGAACAACAAAGTTGATAAAAGGGTGACCCGCTTTGTGCTGCCAGTGGGTGCCACCATCAACATGGATGGAACAGCACTGTACGAGGCATTGGCGGCCATCTTTATTGCCCAGGTCAACAACATGGACATGAACTTTGGGCAGATTATAACCATTAGGTGTGAATTTGCTTCAAATATTTTTGTCTAGCCCAGTAGAATTTGTTAATGACTTTACTTTCTAAACATTAATATATTGTACGTATTTTGTATTAATATATGTCAAGGTGAGTAAGGAAGCAAAAATACTACCaaaattttataatattatattaaaagtacatttttaagTAAGGTACCTAAAAAGTATCCAGGTACTCATCCAAATAATGACATGAATGAAAGTAATACCTTTGACACCCCCAACCATATTACAATTTGCAGATATTACAATATGATGATTTCTGAAGCAAGTAATTAAAAAGAGACACTCCTGATTTCAGATATGGTAAttctatatttgtttattttattttacccatCAGACGTAGTGTTTGTGAGGGTCCCTTTTTTCTTCTAGCTGTCACTTTTCAAGTTTGGTGTAAACACCCCTGGGAAGTGTAGGTACAAGGTTTTTGATACAACAAAAGAACAAAGGTGGTCTGGGTTATGGCAGGATTATCCTTAACATAATCAGCCTATGTCGACAGTTAGTAAGCAAATTCAGGGTTGCTTTTATAGCATTAGTGAGCCCTGGCTGGCCTGGCTCAAATGAATTTTGTCATTATGTAATAATCATACCATACATTTATAAGAAATGTAGgctatatacacaccgatcagggataacattatgaccaccttcctaatattgtgttggtcccctttttgctgccaaaacagctttgacccgtcaaggcatggagtctgacacctttctatcagaaccagcattaactttttcagcaatttgagatacagtagctcgtctgttggatcggaccacacgggccagccttggctgtccatgaccctgtcgccagtttaccactgttccttccttggaccacatttgatagatactgaccactgcagaccgggaacacaccacaaaagctgcagttttggagatgctctgacccagtcgtctaccCATTATAAtttggccgggtgcgtgtgcatcgcatacctggggaacacatggcaacaggatgcactatgggaagaaggcaagccggtggaggcagtctgatgctttgggcaatgttctgctgggaaaccctgggtcctgccatccatgtggatgttactttgacacgtaccacctacctaagcattgttgcagaccatgtacactctttcatggaaacagtattccctgatggttgtggcctctttcagcaggataatgcgccctgccacaaagtaaaaaaggttcaggaacggtttgaggagcacaacaatgagtttgaggtgttgacttggcctccaaattccccagatctcaatccaatcgagcatcagtgggatgtgctggacaaacaagtccaacccatggaggccccacctcacaacttacaggagttgaaggatctgctgctaacatcttggtgccagataccacagcccatcttcaggggtctagtggagtccatgcctcgaaggGGCAGGGTGGTTTtcgcagcaaaagggggaccaaaataatattaggaaggtggccataatgttatgcctgatcagtgtatatattgtacattgttatatacattgtttttaattaccattaggatgcattttaaaaatcagGTCCTGTTTTAAGACTATCAAATACAATATTGCTTCTGTTCAATGCTGCAGCATCACAGCCACCGCTGCCAGTATTGGAGCTGCTGGAATCCCTCAGGCTGGTCTGGTCACCATGGTCATCGTGCTGACCTCTGTGGGCTTGCCCACTGATGACATCAGCCTCATCATTGCAGTTGATTGGTTTCTGTAAGTACTCTCTACATCCTTCtcagtttttgtacatttaaaacgTTAAAATCACTGCCTATATTACACAAAACATTCAGCGGACTCGTTTATCTAAATGAATTAACAGCGGCATTAAATTGTGCTTTTTATTGGAACTTCTCATCCACACTACATTTTCTAACTCCTGcttgatttttttatgtatgtagCCTAGTAACATACTTCAGTAAGCCCAGGGGTCTCGCTCCATATTTTCTTTTGGTGAATTTCATGTCATTTCAGCTGGTTTTAACATAGAAACATAATTAGGTTAGGCAAATTAATCATTACAAATAGAATCTCCTTCCAATAATTTACAGAGCTAATTGGATAGGAAAAAGTCTGAGCACTTAAACTAGGCTGGATACATTGAGAAAATCGTGCAAGTGGCCTCACACTAAAATACTATTTGCTGTACTGACAGGTAACTggttaaaatacactgatcagccataacattaaaaccacctccttgtttctacacttactgtccatttgatcagctccacttaccatataggagcactttgtagctctacaattactgactgtagtccatctgtttctctgcatgctttgttagccccctttcatgctgttcttcaatggtcaggacttccagagcagagcaggtattatttaggtggtggatcattctcagcactgcagtgacactgacatggtggtggtgtgttagtgtgtgttgttttggtatgagtggatcagacacagcaatgctggtggagtttttaaataccgtgtccactcactgtccactctattagacactcctacctagttggtccaccttgtagatgtaaagtcagagacgatcgctcatctattgctgctgttagagttggtcatcttctagacattcatcagtggtcataggacactgcccacagggcgctgttggctggatgtttttggttggtggactgtttttagtccagcagtgacagtgagatgtttaaaaactccagcagcgctgctgtcttatccactcataccagcacaacacacactaacacaccaccaccatgtcagtgtcactgcagtgctgagaatgatccatcattacataatacctgctctgtagtggtcctgtggtggtcctgaccattgaagaacagggtgaaagcaggctaaaaaaaagcatgcagagaaacagatggactacagtcagtaattgtagaactacaaagtgcttcatgCATCATCATGGATGGAGTTTATCAATTAATTTTCAGGGGGCAGATGAACCAAAAATACTACTGTATAGCATCATTAATGTACACGggcgatccccaggtggggcggtctgggtcctttttgtgtgggtggagtttgcatgttctccccatgtctgcatgggtttccttcgggagctccggtttcctcccacagtccaaagacatgcaagtcaggtgaactggagatacaaaattgtccatgaccgtgtttgacgttaaacttgtgaactgatgaatcttgtgtaaacagtttctgtcatgaatgtaaccaaagtgtgtaaaagatgatgtaaaaatcttaataagtaataaataaatcaccaaATTACATCTACATAAATTCTAGATGACATTTTAAGGACTGCATAATCAAATAGTACAGGTACTAGTCTGGCCTGTCTatagtccagacctgtctcccattaaAAAGTGTGGATCATTATGATGCATGGTTGATGCTGTATGGTTACATAGCTAAAGACTTTCATAGTAGGACAATGGCATAAAATTGAATTTAGTTTAA
Proteins encoded in this window:
- the slc1a3b gene encoding solute carrier family 1 member 3b isoform X1 is translated as MAKSKGENPRSRNQVQRIRESIQLRSLKAKKKVEDITKDDVKTFLRKNAFVLFTIGAVVVGIMLGFALRPYKMSYREVKYFSFPGELLMRMLQMLVLPLLVSSLITGMAALDSRASGKMGMRAVIYYMTTTFIAVFIGIIMVLIIHPGKGSKDEFTQQRKIEQVSPADAFLDLIRNMFPPNLVQACTQQFKTNYVKRIVHIKVTVNESLFNMTNETQEIAREEIIPISGTTSGVNALGLVMFSLCFGLIIGNMKEEGQALRKFFDSLNEAIMRLVAIIMWYAPIGILFLIAGKIVEMDDITEMGGQLAMYTVTVIIGLLIHGMIILPTLFFVITRNNPFIFITGLIQALITALGTSSSSATLPITFKCLEENNKVDKRVTRFVLPVGATINMDGTALYEALAAIFIAQVNNMDMNFGQIITISITATAASIGAAGIPQAGLVTMVIVLTSVGLPTDDISLIIAVDWFLDRLRTTTNVLGDSIGAGIIEFLSKDELQNSDVEMGNSVVEENEVKKPYQKIPQENEYENEKTPDSETKM
- the slc1a3b gene encoding solute carrier family 1 member 3b isoform X2, yielding MAKSKGENPRSRNQVQRIRESIQLRSLKAKKKVEDITKDDVKTFLRKNAFVLFTIGAVVVGMAALDSRASGKMGMRAVIYYMTTTFIAVFIGIIMVLIIHPGKGSKDEFTQQRKIEQVSPADAFLDLIRNMFPPNLVQACTQQFKTNYVKRIVHIKVTVNESLFNMTNETQEIAREEIIPISGTTSGVNALGLVMFSLCFGLIIGNMKEEGQALRKFFDSLNEAIMRLVAIIMWYAPIGILFLIAGKIVEMDDITEMGGQLAMYTVTVIIGLLIHGMIILPTLFFVITRNNPFIFITGLIQALITALGTSSSSATLPITFKCLEENNKVDKRVTRFVLPVGATINMDGTALYEALAAIFIAQVNNMDMNFGQIITISITATAASIGAAGIPQAGLVTMVIVLTSVGLPTDDISLIIAVDWFLDRLRTTTNVLGDSIGAGIIEFLSKDELQNSDVEMGNSVVEENEVKKPYQKIPQENEYENEKTPDSETKM